From the genome of Vitis riparia cultivar Riparia Gloire de Montpellier isolate 1030 chromosome 2, EGFV_Vit.rip_1.0, whole genome shotgun sequence, one region includes:
- the LOC117906306 gene encoding omega-hydroxypalmitate O-feruloyl transferase produces MEVHQADVHGKFEVNFTSKTVIKAIGPLPEPHIITLSNLDLLSGRFPVTYFYFYHRPVLDDFSSIIEALKCSLAKILNHYYPFSGRIAENPNTNEPEIICDNSGALVVEAHANIPLKDLDFHNLNLSLQGKLVSINPEFPFQVQVTNYTCGGISITFTFDHALGDASAFGKFLFSWSEIALRRPLSCIPDHRRNLHARCPPTYDPLLDRTFVKCTMEEIVNIPTMNTLLKRLYHVDASSINHLQKLACLNGHKRTKIEAFSAYLWKVMVKAIDEKHEKCNMGWLVDGRMSMCAGQNSLSNYIGNVLSVAVGEASVVEVKQGSILDVAKIVHKVISKVTNKAHFLDLIDWIECHRPGLMLSRTVLGRGGPTLVVSSGRRFPVSELDFGFGTPVLGTVCSTIERLGVGYINQRQSARGDGSWTVSAILWPELAAALESDSILQPMTATHLQL; encoded by the coding sequence ATGGAAGTTCATCAAGCTGATGTCCATGGAAAATTTGAAGTGAACTTCACCAGCAAAACTGTCATCAAAGCTATCGGCCCTTTGCCTGAGCCCCATATCATTACTCTTTCAAACCTTGACCTCCTCTCGGGTCGTTTCCCTGTCACATACTTTTATTTCTACCATAGACCAGTATTGGATGACTTCAGCTCTATCATTGAGGCTCTTAAGTGCTCATTAGCCAAAATTCTCAACCACTACTATCCCTTTTCTGGTCGAATTGCCGAAAACCCGAATACTAATGAGCCCGAAATCATTTGTGACAATAGTGGTGCCCTAGTTGTAGAAGCTCATGCCAATATCCCTCTAAAAGACCTAGACTTCCACAACCTTAACCTATCTTTGCAAGGAAAACTAGTATCCATCAACCCTGAATTTCCTTTCCAAGTCCAAGTAACAAACTACACTTGTGGAGGCATTTCCATAACATTCACCTTCGACCATGCTCTTGGAGACGCGAGCGCCTTTGGTAAGTTTCTCTTCTCATGGTCTGAAATAGCGCTAAGGAGGCCACTTTCCTGCATACCTGATCATCGGAGGAACCTTCACGCGCGCTGCCCTCCTACTTATGATCCATTATTGGACCGTACGTTTGTGAAGTGTACCATGGAAGAGATTGTCAATATTCCAACAATGAACACCTTGCTTAAGCGCCTTTATCATGTTGATGCATCAAGCATTAATCATCTGCAAAAACTTGCATGTCTTAATGGGCATAAGAGAACAAAAATTGAGGCTTTCTCAGCTTACTTATGGAAGGTTATGGTCAAGGCCATAGatgaaaaacatgaaaagtGTAACATGGGATGGTTAGTTGATGGACGGATGAGCATGTGTGCAGGCCAGAACTCCCTGTCGAATTACATAGGAAATGTCCTATCAGTCGCTGTTGGGGAGGCCAGTGTGGTTGAAGTGAAGCAAGGCTCTATATTGGATGTCGCCAAGATCGTCCACAAAGTAATCTCCAAGGTAACTAACAAAGCTCATTTCTTGGATTTGATCGACTGGATTGAGTGCCACAGGCCTGGACTGATGCTGTCAAGGACGGTACTAGGTCGCGGTGGACCTACACTTGTTGTGTCCTCAGGAAGGCGGTTTCCTGTTAGCGAACTGGACTTCGGCTTTGGAACTCCAGTTCTTGGAACTGTCTGCTCCACTATAGAAAGGCTTGGTGTTGGTTACATCAACCAAAGGCAGAGTGCTAGAGGTGATGGCTCTTGGACTGTGTCCGCCATCTTATGGCCGGAACTGGCTGCTGCACTGGAATCAGACTCCATTTTGCAGCCCATGACTGCAACTCATCTTCAACTTTAG